A DNA window from Drosophila sechellia strain sech25 chromosome X, ASM438219v1, whole genome shotgun sequence contains the following coding sequences:
- the LOC6615080 gene encoding uncharacterized protein LOC6615080, with protein sequence MTCTLVLLIASILHFGMRGSCLLDIERFPVIPGTIYAGHIAYCAILYFLHDMEILPTRYRSRMGWLTAFLIELVLGVAFMEVLALWLWCSVEHILHLSTRFVLRRYLGVSTEVYLRWEWAIMGGLMTTLAAMLWINAYEATETTQAERVSRSKDIRMKAVLCQREEKQKQKQDQDLEKVEQPAPEPEESQNPNEVQLPENHLQLLATTTDC encoded by the coding sequence ATGACCTGCACATTGGTACTCCTGATTGCCAGCATTCTGCACTTCGGAATGCGTGGCAGTTGTCTGCTGGACATAGAGCGATTCCCGGTGATTCCCGGCACCATCTACGCCGGGCACATTGCCTACTGCGCCATCCTGTACTTCCTGCACGACATGGAGATCCTGCCCACGCGCTATCGTAGCCGGATGGGCTGGCTGACCGCCTTCCTGATCGAACTGGTGCTGGGCGTGGCCTTCATGGAGGTCCTGGCCCTTTGGCTCTGGTGCAGCGTGGAGCACATCCTCCATCTGTCCACCCGGTTCGTGCTGCGCCGCTACCTGGGCGTCTCCACCGAAGTCTACCTGCGCTGGGAGTGGGCCATCATGGGTGGTCTGATGACCACGCTGGCGGCCATGCTCTGGATAAACGCCTACGAGGCCACGGAGACAACTCAGGCAGAGAGGGTGTCAAGGAGCAAGGACATCCGGATGAAGGCGGTGCTTTGCCAGCGGGAggagaaacagaaacagaagcagGATCAGGATCTGGAGAAGGTTGAACAGCCTGCGCCGGAGCCAGAGGAGTCACAGAATCCTAATGAAGTCCAGCTGCCGGAGAATCATCTGCAGCTGCTGGCCACCACCACTGATTGCTAG